The genomic region TCCTGCTAAAAAATAAAAAAAATAACACCTTTTTTATAAAGGCGTTATTTTATGTATTGGCGATAAAGTTTTTTTAGAACCTTGTTTGTTTTGATGCCTCCTTCTGCTAGCTGCATCATTCTTACATTTGGATTGGAATTACCCTCCATAAAGGTAAAACCATCCTCTGTTATAGCTATATCCCAACCAATAATCCAATTATTAAAGTATTTTGCAACTTGTTTACATTTTTCTTCAACTTGTTCATAGTAAGGGATGGAAAATCCCTCAAACTTAAATTCTGTATCGGGATGATGAGTAAAGGACTGACCTCCGCTATGAAGGTGGTTAACACCCCATTTTTCTAAAACTCCGTTTTCTCTATCGATGTTGACTATTATACCACCTTGTGAGGCGTTATCAACTACATTTCCACCTTGCCCTAACCGCATTAAGCTTGAAGCCACTTTTATAGCGCCATTTTGACGTACAGTATGAACTCTTAAGGTATTAACGCTGTGGGGGTATATTTTACTTACCTGAGAGTTTTGCTTAATTAACTGCTGAAAGATGAATGTTGAATCAATCAATGTGCTAAAGATATCGGGATCAATATTATCTAAATTGTCGATTTTAAAACATCTTTTTCCCCCAGCGCCAGCTAGTGGCTTTATGAACAGTTTCTGAACGCTATTATCTAAAATTTTGGCAATAGAATTTTTGAAATCCTCAGGCTTTGATATATCAAAAATACGTCCTTTAGCAAATAGGTTATTTCTAACATTATAAGCAATAACCTCAGGGTTATTGGCGCCGATAGCATTCAGGTGGCTATTAAAAAGAAATTTATTTTGTAAAATTGGGCTAGTACTATTACCTTTAGAATGGATAACAGTCATAGCCTTTTTATGGGTTTTACCACCTACATAATCTAGGCAATGGCCACGACCTTTTTTATAAGCCAATGTGGTGAAGTAGTATAGTGGAACTTCCTTTTCCTTTAACCCACATCTTATTAAGTCCAAAATTATGTTAGGAATGCTTTTTCTGTGAGTATCTCTTAGTATATTTTTGATATAGCCGCTCATGTTGACTCCTTTAAAATATTGTTATAGTCCTCTCCAATTTTCACTTCTAAACTCATTGCTTTTTTTTATTTGGTTAAGCTGGTTTAGTAGCTTGTCCTTGTCTTCATCTAATACACCGGCTAGGAAAAAATAATTAGATGCATGGTTTGCTCTAAAAATTGTTTTGTTCAAATTTAGATTGGTAATTATCAATACCATTTCTTCTAGTACTTGCGAAGGTGTTAAAAGCTTAAACTTGCCTTCTTTAACCTGTTTTTGTAGTGTTGTTCCTTCCTCAACCATCAGCGTTAACACCGAAAAGTAGTGGGGGTCAATCTGACTGATAATATTAGCGCTATCTATAGCGTGCTGATAAAATCTATTCTGTCCTCCCAAACCGGAAATAACCATAGTGGATAGCAAAAAACCAGCTTCTTTAGCCTTTTGACCAGCTTTTACCATTTCGCTACTATTTACTCCTTTTTCCACCTGGGCTAAAACAGCATCGTTGCCGCTTTCCACACCTAGATAAAGCATGTCCAAGCCTGCCGCTTTCAGTTGTAAAAGCTCCTCACAAGTCTTATTTATAAGATCCTTAGGTCCTGCGTAGCAGCTGATCCGCTCCAGACTAGGAAATTTACTTCTAACTTGCTGTAGTATAAATAATAATTTATTAGTCGCTAACGCCAATACATTACCATCTGCTAAAAAAACCCTGCTGGCATTTTTTTGGTGCTGCGCTATTGAATCAATGTGATTAACTATTTCTTCTTTACTTTTTACTGTAAATGTTTTTTCTTTATACATGCTACAAAATGAACATTTGTTATGTGAACAACCAAGTGTAACCTGTATTATTGCACTTTTAGCCTCACTGGGAGGACGGTAAAGTGGCATATGATAGTTCAATTAAGTTCCCTCCTCACTTATTACCTTTAAAAAGATATTCCAAGCTGTTAGGCCAGCTCTGACAACATTTCTCTTGCTGCCTGTTCATCTTTTTGCATAACTAAAAAGTCAACAGACCCTAGGCTACCACCTAACGGGTACACTCCTCTTAAGGTTTCTCCTTTTGTAATATATTTTATATTGCTGTCTTGAAGAATTGACTTTGCAAATGATATGGTCATTGGATTATCGGTTTTTAAGACAGACTTAAGCTTTAAGTCCTCATATTTTAGCCCACAGCTTTGGCAAATTTCTTTCTTTTTATCGAACTTTTCCTCACAATTTGGACAATGCACTTGAAATTCTCCTTTTTCAATTATTATTGTTACTTGTTGGAATAAAAGGAATTATGCTATCTGCAAGACCTGATATTGGCATGGTCTGTAGCCAAATCTTACCCGGTCCTGTTAGAGTCGTTAAAAATAAACCTTCACCACCGAAAAGCATATTACTAAACCCTTTTACCATGCTAATATCCATTTTAACAGAAGTTTCAAACATAGCAACATTGCCTGTATCGATGCGTAGCCTTTCTCCTGGAGCCAGTTCTTTTTCTATAACGCTGCCATCAGTTTCAAAAAAGGCCAGCCCTTTTCCATAAAACTTTTGCATAATGAAGCCTTCTCCACCAAAAAATCCAGTTCTTAGCTTTTTACGGAAATTCACTTGATGCTGTACGCTATTTTCTGCTACTAAAAAAACGCTTTTTTGAGCAATAATTGGAGTCTCAGAAACATTTATAGGAATAATGTCCCCGGGGACTTGAGAGGAAAAAGCAGCGTAGTCCCCCTCTTTTGTTGCGGTATAAGTGTTTAGGAAAAAACTTTCTCCAGACAGTGCTCTGCCTAACCCTTTTAAAACCCCTCCTTTATTTGAGGTTTGCATTTGAATTCCATCGGTAATCCAAGACATTGCCCCTGTCTCACAATAAACCTTCTCCCCAGGCTTTAAACTTAACTCTACTACTGGAAAGTTGCCACCTTTAATGTTATATTCCATAAAAATTCCCCCTTTAATATATAAGCATAAGCACTGACCTTTTCTCGAAACGATGAATTTTACAGGTGCCACATGCTTTTAGAACATCTCTTTCCATCTGCCACCAGCTAACAGCTACCTACCAAAAGAGGTAAGCAGTAACGAGTCTGAGCCCTGTTTATAACAACTCATTTAAATATTCATTTAGCGAACTTCTCTTATGGCCATTTCTCCCCACTACGGTTTTTGCAAATGTCATCGAGTTTAGCACTGCTTCCTCTGTGCTTTCCACCACCGCCCTAAAACACTGGTTTAAGTTTTCTTCGTTGATGACCTTAATAGTTCTAACCTCTTTTTTGGGATAGTGTTCAATTTTTGCAGCTGTGGAAAACCCAATCACAACATCTCCACTACCATTAAAGGCATAGGCCCCGGTTCTAGAAAGTCCAAAAGACACCCTTTTACACAACCTTTTCAGCTGCCTACTACTACAAGGAAGGTCGGTTGCCATAATAACCATTACAGAACCTTTTTCGCCATAGTAGTCTTTTGCCTCATCTTGTTTTTCTATTTCCTCGCCTATAGGCGAACCTTTTATAATAAGATCCTTTTTTTGTCCAAAGTTAGATAACACTAACACACCTAAAGTATATTTTTCCTTGCCTAACTTTATTACCCTAGATGCACTTCCTATGCCACCTTTTAAACCATAACAGCTCATCCCAGTTCCTGCCCCCACATCTCCCTGCTCAAAATCTATGCTAGCACTATGTATTGCTTCTAAAACATGGGATGTGTTTACATGTTGACCTCTTATATCATTAAGATAGGCGTCGTTACACTCGCCCACCACAGGATTTACTGTGCCGGTTTTTATCCCTATATCTTCATTATTGTGTAAAGAGTGTTCTATAAGAGCTTCAGCAGCAGTCGGTGCGTTAAATGTGTTGGTCAAAATAATCGGAGTTTCTAGTGTGCCGAGCTCTTCTATCTGCATCAAGCCAATTGATTTTCCAAAACCGTTTATTACATGACATGCAGCTATTGGTTTCTTTAAAAAAACATTTTCTTCATGGGGCAAAATAGCTGTAACTCCTGTGTTTATTCTGTCACCATCATTTAAGGTAACATGTCCTACCTTAACCCCATTAACATCAGCAATTGTGTTTCTTTCACCAGTATCTAGGATCCCTATTTTGATTCCATAGTCTCTAATACTCTGTTTTTTTGTCATACTTTTCCCCCTCCTCTTTCGATTACTATTCTCTTTTTTAGATAGGAATCCCTCTAGTTAAAGTAACTTAGTTATCGCCAATTTTTTCTATACTACTATCCATTAAAGAAATATTGATAAGCTTTTAGTGTCCGGATTTCATCAAGGTCTTTATCTTTTTTAGCATAGCTTTTTAGCTTAGGATTTAATTGTATGGATTTAATGACATCTCTTAATGCTTTTTCTGGCATTTTTAGCTTTGCATAGTAACAACCTCTGTTATAGTATAACACTGCAACGTCAGGGTTTTCTATTATACCTTGAGAAATAGTGGCAACTGCTTTTTTAAACTTCTTTAGGGTTGAATAAAGAACAGCTAAATTAAGAAAGCTGTAAGGATAATTACTGTTTTCTTTGATACTACGCTGATAGTGTGTGATTGCTCTGTCGGTTTTCTCTATTTTTGCTAGAATCACTCCCATATTGAAAAGAGCTTTATAGTTTTTTGGATCGATTTTTAGAGCTGTTTTCATCATGTTTAAGGCCTCATCATTTCTATCTAATTCTTCATATATACATCCTAAATTTACATAAGCCCAAAAATAGTCCGGATTAAGCTCTATGGCAGCTTTGTAATGTTTTATGGCATTTTTTTGATTTTCTGTCCTATCATAAACATTGGCTAAGAAAAAATGGGCTTGGTGATATCTTGGATCTATCTCTATGGCTTTTTTATAGTATTCTACCGCTTCTTTAAATCTTTCCTCTTCATCGTAAATTATCGCTAAACCATAAAATGCAGATGGATTTTCGCTACTTTTTCTAGCCAGCTCTTTAAATTTAGCTTTTGCCTTATCAAGTTTTCCCATTGTCTGATATAGCAGCGCTAATTCTAAAATTAGCTCTTCATTTTCTTTGCCCTGAGGAAGGTTATAGCCTTTTAATAAGTATCTTAACCCTTGAAGTAGTTTTCCATCTTCAATCATTTTTTGGGCAATTACTAGATAGTTTTTTACCATATAACGTTTATCTTTCATCAATTTACCTCCTATATTTACCCTACCTATAGTATATTACAAAGCTCCATATACAAACAAGGTTCGATATTATCTGCATAAAAATCAAAAAAATATGTCTATCTATGCATGAAAAATAAAGTGGCACTGATTGTTATTTAAACTAGTCGGCTTTTACTTATTGTTAATTCCACTTAAATTTTTGGCTTCTGCTCTTTTGGCGATACCAAAAAACAGGCAACACAGAAAGTGTTTGCCTGTTTCTAAGATATAAATATTAGTGCGAATTACTTAACCATTAACCCGTTATCTTTCCTCACCCATAAAGAAGAGTGCAATAGTACCTGGGCCAGAATGAGAGCCTATAACTGGACCTATATAATTTAATATTATTTCTTTCGGTTTATAAACGTCTTTAATTAATTCAGCTAACTTGTTAGCCTCGTCTTCACAGTCCCCGTGGCTGATAAAAACTGTTTGATTTTCTTCAGAAATATTTTCTTGTAGATAGTTACACAAACTTTTAATAGATTTTTTCCTTCCCTTAACCTTAGTCTTAGGAACTAACCTTCCTTCATTATCCACATGAAGTATAGGCTTTATACTAAGAAGTGTCCCAACTGTGGCGCTAGCTGCAGAAACTCGCCCACCTCTTTTTAGATGGTTTAAATCAGATACAGTAAACCAATGATTTAGTCTCATCTTATTGTCTTCTAGCCAAGCTACAATCTCATCTTTAGTTTTGCCTTGTTCTAATTGTTTATAGGCTAAATAAACCAGTAATCCCTGTCCCATCGAAGCACATTTGCTATCTACAACTGTTAGGTTTCCTTGTGGGTATTTCTCATTAAGAGTTTCCTTTGCTATCATTGCACTTTGACAGGTTCCGCTAAGGGCAGAAGAAAATGATATATATATTATGTCTTCTCCTTTTTCCAAATAAGGCGCAAAAAATTGCTCAAAATCGTAGGTGTTGATTTGTGAAGTTGTAGGCACTTCTCCACCTCTTACTTCGTCATAAAACTCCTTATACCCAATACTTTGTCCAAAATCATCAGTGTGGTTTTTACCTTTAAAGCTAAAAGATAATTTAATTATGGGAATATCATAATCTTTAACTAAATCCAAAGGTAAGTCACAACATGAGTCGGTTACAATTAAGGGTTTTTTCATATTTCGCTCTCCTTTTCATTTATTTTATCTTACACCATAACTTAATCATGGCGAAAAATAACTATAGGTTTTATAGTGTTATTATTATCAATGGGCTTTTATCTGCTACTTTTAGCTTAATACTAGCTTTTTTTGCTTTTTAAAGCTGGGAATAGTTTTAGGGCGTTATCGTGAAATACTTGTTGATGATTCTCCTTTGGTATTATTTTCTTTACAAAGTCAATATAGGGCTTTAGTTTTACCAAAGGCCAATCAGAACCAAATAAAAGTTTTTCATAGTTTTCACAATAGGCAATACCTGTTTTTATGTTGTTATACACTGGTTTGTTTTTATCCTCCAAAACATCCTCTTTGTCTCCAATAAATATTCCGGAGAGGTCGGTATAAACGTTTGGATTGTTTGCTACTAGCATTGCTGTATCTAACACCCATGGGTTGCCAAAATGAGCAACTATAAAATTGACATTTCGTCTGTGTAATACCACTTCACTTAATGTTAAGGGTTGTGAGTATTTTATATGACCATACGGGCAAAATGTATCTCCCATATGAATTACGATGGGCATTTTATATTTTTCTGCAAGATCATAGACGGGCTGATATACATCATCATCTACTGTAACAGGATAATACCCAGGGTATAACTTAAAGCCAACTACTTTATTATCTAAAATTTTTTCTTCTATCTTCATTATTGCATCTGGGTTGTTGCGCAAGCCAAAAGGATTGATACCAAGACATGTGTATAAAAAATCAGGCCTGTTTGCTAGATCGGCTATCATAGGGTTGGGAGCTAAAGTGTCGGGAAAACTCCCAATTGAAGTTTCACTAACCCCCATCGCTACACAGCCTACTATGTTGTTTTCAACAAACTCACTTATCAAACCTTCATAATTGTATAAAACTTTAGATTTATTTTGGGCGCAATTTTTAAAAAGGTGAATGTTGGAATAGTGCATGTGCGAGTCTATTATTTCCATAAAATGTCCCCTTAAAAAATACTACTTTTAATTTTCCCAACTTCCTTTTGTTTTATCTATGTACTCCCTAATTTTGCGCTCGTAGCCATTGCCTTCTGGTGTATAATAACGTTTATTTTTTAGTTCATCAGGAAGG from Proteinivorax hydrogeniformans harbors:
- a CDS encoding DUF2007 domain-containing protein, translated to MHCPNCEEKFDKKKEICQSCGLKYEDLKLKSVLKTDNPMTISFAKSILQDSNIKYITKGETLRGVYPLGGSLGSVDFLVMQKDEQAAREMLSELA
- a CDS encoding radical SAM protein translates to MNYHMPLYRPPSEAKSAIIQVTLGCSHNKCSFCSMYKEKTFTVKSKEEIVNHIDSIAQHQKNASRVFLADGNVLALATNKLLFILQQVRSKFPSLERISCYAGPKDLINKTCEELLQLKAAGLDMLYLGVESGNDAVLAQVEKGVNSSEMVKAGQKAKEAGFLLSTMVISGLGGQNRFYQHAIDSANIISQIDPHYFSVLTLMVEEGTTLQKQVKEGKFKLLTPSQVLEEMVLIITNLNLNKTIFRANHASNYFFLAGVLDEDKDKLLNQLNQIKKSNEFRSENWRGL
- a CDS encoding sugar-transfer associated ATP-grasp domain-containing protein, encoding MSGYIKNILRDTHRKSIPNIILDLIRCGLKEKEVPLYYFTTLAYKKGRGHCLDYVGGKTHKKAMTVIHSKGNSTSPILQNKFLFNSHLNAIGANNPEVIAYNVRNNLFAKGRIFDISKPEDFKNSIAKILDNSVQKLFIKPLAGAGGKRCFKIDNLDNIDPDIFSTLIDSTFIFQQLIKQNSQVSKIYPHSVNTLRVHTVRQNGAIKVASSLMRLGQGGNVVDNASQGGIIVNIDRENGVLEKWGVNHLHSGGQSFTHHPDTEFKFEGFSIPYYEQVEEKCKQVAKYFNNWIIGWDIAITEDGFTFMEGNSNPNVRMMQLAEGGIKTNKVLKKLYRQYIK
- a CDS encoding P1 family peptidase, which produces MTKKQSIRDYGIKIGILDTGERNTIADVNGVKVGHVTLNDGDRINTGVTAILPHEENVFLKKPIAACHVINGFGKSIGLMQIEELGTLETPIILTNTFNAPTAAEALIEHSLHNNEDIGIKTGTVNPVVGECNDAYLNDIRGQHVNTSHVLEAIHSASIDFEQGDVGAGTGMSCYGLKGGIGSASRVIKLGKEKYTLGVLVLSNFGQKKDLIIKGSPIGEEIEKQDEAKDYYGEKGSVMVIMATDLPCSSRQLKRLCKRVSFGLSRTGAYAFNGSGDVVIGFSTAAKIEHYPKKEVRTIKVINEENLNQCFRAVVESTEEAVLNSMTFAKTVVGRNGHKRSSLNEYLNELL
- a CDS encoding amidohydrolase family protein; this encodes MEIIDSHMHYSNIHLFKNCAQNKSKVLYNYEGLISEFVENNIVGCVAMGVSETSIGSFPDTLAPNPMIADLANRPDFLYTCLGINPFGLRNNPDAIMKIEEKILDNKVVGFKLYPGYYPVTVDDDVYQPVYDLAEKYKMPIVIHMGDTFCPYGHIKYSQPLTLSEVVLHRRNVNFIVAHFGNPWVLDTAMLVANNPNVYTDLSGIFIGDKEDVLEDKNKPVYNNIKTGIAYCENYEKLLFGSDWPLVKLKPYIDFVKKIIPKENHQQVFHDNALKLFPALKSKKS
- a CDS encoding tetratricopeptide repeat protein, with the translated sequence MKDKRYMVKNYLVIAQKMIEDGKLLQGLRYLLKGYNLPQGKENEELILELALLYQTMGKLDKAKAKFKELARKSSENPSAFYGLAIIYDEEERFKEAVEYYKKAIEIDPRYHQAHFFLANVYDRTENQKNAIKHYKAAIELNPDYFWAYVNLGCIYEELDRNDEALNMMKTALKIDPKNYKALFNMGVILAKIEKTDRAITHYQRSIKENSNYPYSFLNLAVLYSTLKKFKKAVATISQGIIENPDVAVLYYNRGCYYAKLKMPEKALRDVIKSIQLNPKLKSYAKKDKDLDEIRTLKAYQYFFNG
- a CDS encoding DegV family protein, which gives rise to MKKPLIVTDSCCDLPLDLVKDYDIPIIKLSFSFKGKNHTDDFGQSIGYKEFYDEVRGGEVPTTSQINTYDFEQFFAPYLEKGEDIIYISFSSALSGTCQSAMIAKETLNEKYPQGNLTVVDSKCASMGQGLLVYLAYKQLEQGKTKDEIVAWLEDNKMRLNHWFTVSDLNHLKRGGRVSAASATVGTLLSIKPILHVDNEGRLVPKTKVKGRKKSIKSLCNYLQENISEENQTVFISHGDCEDEANKLAELIKDVYKPKEIILNYIGPVIGSHSGPGTIALFFMGEER
- a CDS encoding TIGR00266 family protein, whose translation is MEYNIKGGNFPVVELSLKPGEKVYCETGAMSWITDGIQMQTSNKGGVLKGLGRALSGESFFLNTYTATKEGDYAAFSSQVPGDIIPINVSETPIIAQKSVFLVAENSVQHQVNFRKKLRTGFFGGEGFIMQKFYGKGLAFFETDGSVIEKELAPGERLRIDTGNVAMFETSVKMDISMVKGFSNMLFGGEGLFLTTLTGPGKIWLQTMPISGLADSIIPFIPTSNNNN